The following proteins come from a genomic window of Anopheles ziemanni chromosome 3, idAnoZiCoDA_A2_x.2, whole genome shotgun sequence:
- the LOC131284466 gene encoding uncharacterized protein LOC131284466 codes for MLTLAASSSVGRWKYTVTARCLPAAETITTYTIPTPRPPSIATVHEPPNVTTSATTDPSTSLVHGLPQTTADEQQRLIENTAEGSNITSSSHSGTDPTSSRAYHNTVTNADKTNLLSIGNTSAGLPEDSSSSSSSTIAKLIVDLGRETGSTSTTATAASDTSTTITANSYSRNKSTTRSWPVIHRNNSYYRYYQGSSGSGGSGGGSGGGAAARPMIRTTTRCTGTVRTTTTFC; via the exons ATGTTAACGCTAGCTGCGTCGTCGTCTGTTGGCCGTTGGAAA TACACCGTGACGGCCCGTTGTCTGCCTGCAGCGGAGACGATAACCACCTACACGATACCCACACCAAGGCCGCCGTCGATAGCCACGGTTCACGAACCGCCGAACGTTACCACCAGCGCCACCACAGACCCTTCTACTTCTTTAGTACACGGACTACCCCAAACAACCGCCGACGAACAGCAGCGCCTCATCGAGAATACCGCCGAAGGAAGCAACATCACGTCGAGCAGTCACTCGGGGACGGATCCTACCAGCAGCCGGGCGTACCACAACACCGTAACGAACGCCGACAAAACGAATCTTTTGTCCATTGGGAACACTAGCGCCGGGTTGCCGGAAGATTcgtcatcctcctcctcctccacgaTAGCGAAACTCATCGTGGATCTGGGACGCGAAACTGGTAGTACGAGCACCACGGCGACGGCAGCGTCGgacaccagcaccaccatcacGGCGAACAGTTACTCCCGGAACAAGTCGACCACCCGCAGCTGGCCAGTCATACATCGGAACAACTCCTACTACCGCTACTACCAAGGATCGAGCGGTAGTGGAGGCAGTGGTGGcggcagtggtggtggtgccg CCGCCCGCCCAATGATACGAACAACAACACGCTGCACGGGTACGGTACGAACAACGACTACCTTCTGCTAG